One genomic segment of Brachionichthys hirsutus isolate HB-005 chromosome 13, CSIRO-AGI_Bhir_v1, whole genome shotgun sequence includes these proteins:
- the LOC137903332 gene encoding rho guanine nucleotide exchange factor 2-like, which translates to MSRVANLSKLRQERVREINLRNKERERMREQEKAVREREARYNNGHLFTSMTVSGTTLCSACNKSITAKEALSCPTCSVTIHNRCRDALPHCTKMKQRQQKMALVRTNSASHVVTLRTKTAGMRDRPSSAIYPSDSFRQSMLGSRRGRSSLSLSKSVSTNNIGSLNDESPLGLRRILSQSTDSLSFRTRAASVESLTDDGDICYTSVLEEIEIEVQGFKADSWSMAVDSSYLQAQRKNVIKRQDVVYELIQTELHHMRTLLIMERVFRQAMLGELQLEPGTVHGIFPRLDQLIRIHSHFLAQLLLRRNENLQSGSSYNFTIHRLGDILLKQFSGQCADEMRKTYVEFCSRHSKAVKLYKELLARDKRFQCFVRRVNRGPLLRCHGVQECILLVTQRISKYPVLIQRILDNTSDDEEESSSLVQALSLIRELLNSVDQQMEDLEKTQRLQEIQAKLDPRAETRVRDGGLFKPGELLRRRLVHDGILLWKTPGSRLKDTQVLLMTDILVCLQEKDQRYIFPCLDKTPVLSLQNLIVRDIANQERGMFLISDSSPPEMYEFHAASKEDKFIWKRHIQYTVGRCPSKEEFPLIESEHKAHLRRLKADLQQKDREMLELLQERVTLFCELAEMTSGQLGLQPPISRCLFRAETPQAPQAEKLLLDATAEVDSLSELLLGSNFDFPLPCHHNYREVEDPSDQDLLVNGIHDFFAAKDCIRVRDKPSTEIYQRLMNLSVYLHALQGAVIKQDSILELLLLQSQDTAGGPWRPLWRDVGSRETSAVSTVGELALLRRQHSLLQEELLRLRDAESRFKDSERARAKLERQVRQMKPLQLAGKVLSGAETSQLIQEPAHQESSDLEVDMTSDDEDETSASSRGQTVQLKRNGVHLYSGGDVIVGRLHGAQCVSLPLIIVRNLSSQS; encoded by the exons ATGTCCAGAGTTGCCAACCTGTCAAAGCTCCGGCAGGAGAGGGTGAGGGAGATCAACCTGCGG AATAAAGAGAGGGAGCGCATGAGAGAGCAAGAAAAGGCGGTGAGGGAGCGCGAGGCCCGTTACAACAATGGACACCTCTTCACCTCCATGACGGTGTCAGGAACTACGCTCTGCTCGGCATGCAACAAGAGTATTACTGCCAAGGAGGCCCTCAGCTGCCCCA CCTGCAGCGTCACCATCCACAACCGCTGCAGAGACGCGTTGCCACACTGCACCAAAATGAAACAGAGG cagcagaagatggcGCTGGTGCGGACTAACTCGGCCTCACACGTCGTCACACTCCGCACAAAGA CTGCAGGAATGCGTGATCGTCCCAGTTCAGCCATCTACCCTTCGGACAGCTTCCGACAGTCCATGCTGGGATCCCGCCGTGGTCGCTCCAGCCTAAGTCTCTCTAAAAGCGTGTCGACTAACAACATCGG GTCCCTGAATGATGAGTCTCCACTGGGGCTGCGCAGGATCCTCTCCCAGTCCACAGAttccctcagcttcaggacCAGAGCTGCGTCAGTGGAGTCTCTCACTGATGATG GAGACATCTGCTACACGTCTGTTCTGGAGGAGATTGAGATTGAGGTCCAGGGCTTTAAGGCCGACTCGTGGAGCATGGCGGTCGACAGCAGTTACTTGCAGGCACAACgcaaaaatgtcatcaagaggCAGGACGTCGTCTACG AGCTGATTCAGACAGAGCTGCACCACATGCGAACGCTGCTCATCATGGAACGAGTATTCCGACAGGCCATGCTCGGAGAGCTCCAGCTGGAGCCCGGCACCGTGCACGGCATTTTCCCCCGCCTGGACCAGCTGATCAGGATACACTCCCATTTCCTGGCACAGCTTCTGCTGAGGCGCAACGAGAACCTTCAGTCTGGATCGAGCTACAACTTCACCATTCACCGTCTGGGAGATATTCTGCTGAAGCAG TTCTCAGGCCAGTGTGCGGATGAAATGAGGAAGACCTACGTTGAATTCTGTAGCCGTCACTCGAAGGCCGTCAAATTGTACAAGGAACTGCTGGCTAGAGACAAGAGGTTCCAGTGCTTCGTACGG CGGGTCAATCGAGGACCTTTACTACGTTGCCATGGCGTTCAGGAGTGTATCCTGTTGGTGACTCAGCGGATCTCCAAGTATCCTGTTCTTATCCAGCGCATTCTGGACAACACCAGCG ACGATGAAGAAGAAAGCTCCTCTCTGGTCCAGGCACTTTCCCTGATCAGAGAACTTCTTAATTCTGTAGACCAACAG ATGGAAGACCTGGAGAAGACACAGCGGCTTCAAGAGATCCAAGCTAAACTGGACCCCCGAGCTGAAACACGAGTCAGAGATGGTGGACTTTTCAAACCTGGAGAATTGCTCCGCCGGAGACTCGTCCATGACGGAATCCTTTTATGGAAAACCCCAGGATCCCGTCTCAAAG ATACGCAGGTCCTTCTGATGACAGACATTctggtgtgtctgcaggagaaaGACCAGAGGTACATCTTCCCATGTCTG GACAAAACTCCAGTGCTTTCCCTCCAGAACCTGATTGTGAGAGATATAGCCAATCAGGAGCGAGGCATGTTCCTAATCAGTGACTCTTCCCCTCCTGAGATGTACGAGTTCCACGCTGCCTCTAAAGAGGACAAATTCATCTGGAAGCGCCACATCCAGTACACTGTCGGCAG GTGTCCATCAAAAGAGGAGTTCCCCCTCATAGAGTCTGAACACAAGGCCCATCTAAGAAGATTAAAAG CTGATCTCCAGCAGAAGGATCGAGAAATGCTGGAGCTTCTGCAGGAGAGGGTGACTCTTTTCTGCGAACTGGCAGAGATGACAAGTGGCCAGCTGGGCCTGCAGCCTCCCATCAGTCGCTGCTTGTTCAGGGCAGAAACACCTCAAGCTCCCCAGGCAGAGAAGCTCCTGCTTGATGCCACAGCTGAGG tGGACAGTTTGAGTGAGCTTCTTCTGGGCTCAAATTTCGACTTCCCTCTTCCTTGCCATCACAACTACCGGGAAGTGGAAGATCCCA GTGATCAGGATCTCTTGGTTAATGGAATCCATGATTTCTTTGCTGCAAAG GATTGCATAAGGGTTCGAGACAAACCGTCCACA GAGATCTACCAGCGGCTGATGAATCTCAGTGTTTACCTTCATGCACTGCAG GGTGCTGTCATCAAACAGGactccatcttggagctgctgttgctgcagtcGCAGGACACTGCGGGAGGACCATGGCGGCCTCTCTGGCGAGATGTCGGAAGTCGAGAAACCAGTGCGGTGTCAACCGTTGGAGAGCTGGCTCTTTTACGGAGACAACACAgtttgctgcaggaagaacTGCTGAGGCTGCGGGATGCTGAGAGTCGCTTCAAGGACAGCGAGCGGGcccgggccaagctggagcgaCAGGTCCGACAAATGAAG CCTCTGCAGCTGGCGGGGAAGGTGTTAAGTGGCGCTGAAACTTCCCAGCTCATCCAGGAACCCGCCCATCAGGAAAGCAGTGATTTGGAGGTTGACATGACATCAGACGATGAAGATGAGACATCAGCAAGCTCTCGAGGTCAGACCGTGCAACTAAAGAGAAACGGCGTTCATTT GTACTCTGGGGGAGATGTGATCGTCGGCAGGCTTCACGGCGCTCAGTGTGTCTCGCTGCCGCTCATTATTGTAAGGAATCTTTCTAGCCAGAGTTAG